One Elusimicrobiota bacterium DNA window includes the following coding sequences:
- the wecB gene encoding UDP-N-acetylglucosamine 2-epimerase (non-hydrolyzing) — protein MARPNILVVVGTRPEVVKMVPVVAALRSSPRLRATVVGTAQHRGLMDQMIETFGLKLDYDLDLMRRDQTPAQVLSRSIERLAPVLRREKPALVLVQGDTTTALGAALCSFYQRVPVGHVEAGLRSFDLTRPFPEEGNRVLIDRVADLMFAPTRGSRANLLAEGLPARKIHVTGNTVVDAVQWLLKRKPADFPAPLERFLACDGPKVLMTMHRRESFGAPVREVFAAVRQLLSEQPRLRLIYPVHPNPNVRSPAEKHLAHPRILLTPPMSYPVFIHTAKACDLILSDSGGVQEEAPSLGVPVVILREVTERPEVLRTGLAALAGTDQARIVRTARRFLAQGRRRAVRNPFGDGRAGLRIVKHILDFLD, from the coding sequence ATGGCTCGCCCAAACATCCTGGTCGTCGTAGGAACCCGCCCCGAAGTCGTCAAGATGGTTCCGGTCGTGGCCGCGCTGCGGTCCTCCCCGCGCCTGCGCGCGACGGTCGTCGGCACGGCGCAGCACCGCGGGCTCATGGACCAGATGATCGAGACCTTCGGGCTCAAGCTCGATTACGACCTCGACCTCATGCGCCGCGACCAGACGCCCGCCCAGGTCCTCTCTCGGAGCATCGAACGTCTGGCGCCGGTGCTGCGCCGGGAGAAACCGGCGCTCGTTCTCGTCCAGGGCGACACCACGACCGCGCTCGGCGCCGCGCTCTGTTCGTTCTATCAGCGCGTGCCGGTCGGACACGTCGAGGCCGGGCTGCGCTCCTTCGACCTGACGCGGCCGTTCCCCGAGGAAGGCAACCGCGTCTTGATCGACCGCGTGGCCGATCTCATGTTCGCGCCGACGCGCGGGAGCCGCGCCAACCTGCTAGCGGAAGGCTTGCCCGCGCGCAAGATCCACGTCACGGGAAACACCGTGGTCGACGCCGTACAGTGGCTGCTCAAGCGCAAGCCGGCCGACTTTCCGGCGCCTCTCGAGCGGTTCCTGGCCTGCGACGGCCCGAAGGTCCTCATGACGATGCACCGGCGCGAGAGCTTCGGCGCGCCCGTGCGCGAGGTGTTCGCCGCCGTCAGGCAGCTGCTGAGCGAGCAGCCGCGGCTGCGCTTGATCTATCCGGTCCACCCGAACCCGAACGTGCGCAGCCCGGCCGAGAAGCACCTAGCCCACCCGCGCATCCTACTGACGCCGCCGATGAGCTATCCGGTCTTCATCCACACGGCCAAAGCCTGCGATCTGATCTTGAGCGACTCGGGCGGCGTGCAGGAGGAGGCGCCGAGCTTGGGCGTGCCCGTCGTGATCCTGCGCGAGGTCACTGAGCGTCCCGAGGTGCTGCGCACGGGCTTGGCGGCCTTGGCCGGCACGGATCAGGCCAGGATCGTGCGGACCGCGCGCCGCTTCCTCGCGCAAGGCCGGCGCCGTGCGGTCCGCAACCCGTTCGGCGACGGCCGCGCCGGGCTGCGCATCGTCAAGCACATCCTGGATTTCCTTGATTAG
- a CDS encoding aromatic amino acid ammonia-lyase, with product MAIKIGSRSLTIEDVVRVARHGEPVELSAEAVERIKKCRGMLEKKIQAREIMYGVNTGIGEFSEVVLNDDQVQQFQRYLIYNHAAGIGKPAPIEHVRAALLSRIAVHCHGHSGCRPEITQTYVAMLNQGVTPVVCEKGSVGACGDLSPMSQAALSLMGEGESFYQGQRMPSKDAFAKAGIPVPGLQARDGLASINGSNLITGIGCLALYDAERWVKQAEIACAMSLEALMANMRPYDTRLHELRGFPGAVTCAANIRSVITGSDLVTGKLKVKVQDAYSMRSSPQVIGACRDHIAHTRRQLEIELNGVADNPIFLPESDTVLTGANFQGTPVSMPLDMLGAGVTMVSVLSERRLNRLLNPALSVKLPAFLTKGAGMFSGLMLSQYTADTLIVEQRILSTPSCIQSIPAAADQEDFVSMGMNGALKTRQILDNANGVLGIELIAAAQALDFREFSPGKGTQAAKAAVRKVVAHLDVDRPLFTDHNNMMAAVGRCEVLDAVEAAVGPLKSSW from the coding sequence ATGGCCATCAAGATAGGCAGCCGTTCCCTCACCATCGAGGACGTCGTGCGCGTCGCGCGCCACGGCGAGCCGGTCGAGCTCTCGGCCGAAGCCGTGGAGCGGATCAAGAAGTGCCGCGGCATGCTGGAGAAGAAGATCCAGGCGCGCGAGATCATGTACGGGGTCAACACCGGCATCGGCGAGTTCTCCGAGGTGGTCCTCAACGACGATCAGGTCCAGCAGTTCCAGCGCTACCTCATCTACAACCACGCGGCCGGCATCGGCAAGCCCGCGCCCATCGAGCACGTCCGGGCGGCTCTGCTCTCCCGCATCGCCGTCCACTGCCACGGCCACTCCGGCTGCCGGCCCGAGATCACGCAGACCTACGTCGCGATGCTCAACCAGGGCGTGACCCCCGTGGTGTGCGAGAAAGGCAGCGTGGGCGCCTGCGGCGACCTCTCCCCCATGAGCCAGGCCGCGCTCAGCCTCATGGGCGAGGGCGAGAGCTTCTACCAGGGCCAGCGCATGCCCTCCAAGGACGCCTTCGCCAAGGCCGGCATCCCGGTCCCGGGCCTGCAAGCCCGCGACGGCCTGGCCTCCATCAACGGCTCCAACCTCATCACCGGCATCGGCTGCCTGGCCCTCTACGACGCGGAGCGCTGGGTGAAGCAGGCCGAGATCGCCTGCGCCATGAGCCTGGAAGCCCTCATGGCCAACATGCGGCCCTACGACACCCGCCTGCACGAGCTGCGCGGCTTCCCGGGGGCCGTGACCTGCGCCGCCAACATCCGCTCCGTCATCACGGGCTCCGACCTGGTCACGGGCAAGCTCAAGGTCAAGGTCCAGGACGCCTACTCCATGCGCTCCTCGCCCCAGGTCATCGGCGCCTGCCGCGACCACATCGCCCACACCCGCAGGCAGCTTGAGATCGAACTCAACGGCGTGGCCGACAACCCCATCTTCCTGCCCGAGAGCGACACGGTCCTCACCGGAGCCAACTTCCAAGGCACCCCCGTCAGCATGCCGTTGGACATGCTCGGAGCCGGCGTCACCATGGTCAGCGTCCTCTCCGAGAGGCGCCTCAACCGCCTCCTGAACCCCGCCCTGAGCGTGAAGCTTCCCGCCTTCCTCACCAAGGGCGCGGGGATGTTCTCCGGGCTCATGCTCAGCCAGTACACGGCCGACACCTTGATCGTGGAGCAGCGCATCCTGAGCACGCCCTCCTGCATCCAGTCCATCCCGGCCGCGGCCGACCAGGAGGACTTCGTGAGCATGGGCATGAACGGGGCCCTCAAGACCCGGCAGATCCTGGACAATGCCAACGGCGTGCTGGGCATCGAGCTCATCGCCGCGGCCCAAGCCCTCGACTTCCGCGAGTTCTCGCCCGGCAAGGGCACGCAGGCGGCCAAGGCCGCGGTGCGCAAGGTCGTCGCGCACCTCGACGTGGACCGGCCGCTGTTCACCGACCACAACAACATGATGGCCGCGGTCGGGCGCTGCGAGGTCCTCGATGCGGTCGAAGCCGCCGTCGGGCCGCTCAAGAGCTCCTGGTAG
- a CDS encoding serine hydrolase: MVFWSAAALLLAAVWGLRRLLRIAAVGAGYKAKVLGSAVFVSGRRPEAVLREDVSVDKYRIMRVFRAEVDRQRREVTTSLFGLCGRRAVFRPGLGVTLTKAAQALRLEPASLPEAGPLPRGDWPGGEPAQPVTGPGPLARVLERQFSEPSPRRLRRTRAALVVQGGRLLAERYAPGFGPDMPLCGWSMTKAVLSALAGILVGEKRLALEGGSLLPQWSGPGDPRSRITLDDLLRMRSGLAFAEVYSDPLSDVTRMLFSGGAAAEFAAAKRLRAAPGAVWAYASGTTNVLSRVVRNAFARQEDYLAFPRQALFEPLGMSSALIEPDAAGDLVGSSFMYATARDWARFGLLYAQDGLWNGRRVLPEGWVAYSRTPTPQSPDGRYGAHWWLKLSRDFGGETDAAKRLPADAFHALGHEGQVVTVIPSLKLVAVRLGLSVYVDAWDRAAFLAELLDAL; encoded by the coding sequence ATGGTCTTCTGGTCAGCGGCCGCCCTGCTTCTGGCGGCCGTCTGGGGCCTGCGGCGCCTGCTGCGCATCGCCGCGGTCGGGGCCGGCTACAAGGCCAAGGTCCTGGGCTCGGCCGTGTTCGTGTCGGGCCGCAGACCCGAGGCGGTGCTACGCGAGGACGTGTCCGTCGACAAGTACCGCATCATGCGGGTCTTCCGCGCCGAGGTGGACCGGCAGCGGCGCGAGGTCACGACGTCGCTCTTCGGCCTCTGCGGCCGCCGCGCCGTGTTCCGGCCCGGCCTGGGAGTCACTCTGACCAAGGCCGCGCAGGCGCTCAGGCTCGAGCCGGCCTCTCTTCCAGAGGCCGGGCCTCTGCCGAGGGGCGACTGGCCGGGGGGAGAGCCCGCGCAGCCGGTGACCGGGCCGGGGCCCCTGGCGCGGGTCCTGGAGCGGCAGTTCAGCGAGCCTTCGCCCCGGCGTCTGCGCCGCACCCGGGCCGCGCTCGTGGTCCAAGGCGGACGTCTCCTGGCCGAGCGCTACGCCCCCGGCTTCGGCCCGGACATGCCGCTGTGCGGCTGGTCCATGACCAAGGCCGTGCTGAGCGCTTTGGCCGGCATCCTCGTGGGCGAGAAGCGCCTGGCCCTGGAAGGCGGGAGCCTCCTGCCTCAGTGGAGCGGCCCCGGCGACCCCCGCTCGAGGATCACGCTCGACGATCTTCTGCGCATGCGCAGCGGGCTGGCCTTCGCCGAGGTCTACAGCGACCCGCTCTCGGACGTGACGCGGATGCTCTTCTCCGGAGGGGCGGCGGCGGAGTTCGCCGCGGCCAAGCGCCTGCGCGCGGCGCCCGGCGCGGTCTGGGCCTACGCGAGCGGGACCACCAACGTCCTCTCGCGGGTCGTGCGCAACGCGTTCGCGCGCCAGGAGGACTACCTGGCCTTCCCGCGGCAAGCGCTCTTCGAGCCCCTGGGCATGAGCAGCGCGCTCATCGAGCCGGACGCGGCGGGCGACCTGGTGGGTTCGTCGTTCATGTACGCGACGGCCCGGGACTGGGCGCGCTTCGGCCTGCTCTACGCCCAGGACGGGCTCTGGAACGGCCGCCGGGTCCTGCCCGAAGGCTGGGTCGCCTACAGCCGGACTCCCACGCCGCAGTCGCCGGACGGACGCTACGGCGCGCACTGGTGGCTCAAGCTCTCCCGGGATTTCGGGGGGGAGACCGATGCCGCCAAGCGCCTCCCGGCGGACGCCTTCCACGCGCTGGGCCACGAGGGCCAGGTCGTCACCGTGATACCGTCTCTGAAGCTGGTGGCGGTGCGCCTGGGGCTGTCGGTCTACGTGGATGCCTGGGACCGCGCCGCCTTCCTGGCGGAACTCCTCGACGCGCTCTAG
- a CDS encoding DUF3014 domain-containing protein, which produces MTIVEKMNGKVAGKQEHAAILFPGSGKGPAQAQAAQVPGQAHEIPPVRVEELEEGREELRPRLGVEIAHHLQVDHPPCPHAAVLEVVRVAQAAHVPRPEGRRLLRVEGDEPDRAAGVGPLAQQPGGLQQHGDAAGVVVRARRARSRVVVAVEELMARQLVQEGGEGAVQDHHAADDSRACGIGSSAGAGRTDFLTAAPGGKFMAAWYHPGRRRRQSGVSPAAPRYDKIGAALFSGGNVGDKKGLFIGLAVAACVVVGGALFWQRSRSAPAPQAAAPAAPAPAAPAAAPQAPLVIPAPPVIDLAHSDDVFREKAKMLSSLPKFAAWLKTEDLVRRLAAAVFCVADGTSPRDSLGFWSPGKKFKVKKVKGALFIDPKSYARYDLVAGVVASVDAQAAAALIKEMTPYFQAASKELSAPPRDFQATVVKAIESLLKTPVVERDIPLREKVISFSIAPLPDVQLEDLNAAQKHLLRMGPKNTVKIQAKLRDIALALGVPPDQLPRQKIYTAK; this is translated from the coding sequence ATGACCATAGTGGAGAAGATGAACGGCAAGGTCGCGGGCAAGCAGGAGCACGCGGCCATCCTCTTTCCAGGCTCGGGCAAAGGCCCGGCCCAGGCCCAGGCTGCGCAGGTTCCCGGCCAAGCCCACGAAATCCCCCCGGTCCGGGTAGAAGAGCTGGAGGAAGGGCGGGAAGAGCTGCGCCCCAGGCTTGGGGTTGAAATAGCCCACCATCTCCAGGTTGATCATCCCCCGTGTCCGCACGCCGCTGTCCTTGAGGTCGTCCGCGTAGCGCAGGCTGCCCATGTCCCGCGTCCCGAAGGCCGGCGGCTCCTCCGCGTCGAAGGCGACGAACCGGACCGCGCGGCCGGAGTAGGGCCGCTCGCGCAGCAGCCGGGCGGTCTCCAGCAGCACGGCGACGCCGCTGGCGTTGTCGTCCGCGCCCGGCGTGCCCGGAGCCGAGTCGTAGTGGCGGTGGAGGAGCTCATGGCGCGCCAACTGGTCCAAGAGGGCGGCGAAGGCGCCGTTCAAGACCACCACGCCGCAGATGATTCCCGCGCCTGCGGCATCGGAAGTTCCGCAGGTGCCGGCCGGACGGATTTCCTTACGGCCGCGCCCGGAGGCAAGTTTATGGCCGCATGGTATCATCCCGGGCGGCGGCGCAGGCAGTCCGGGGTCAGTCCGGCCGCGCCGCGTTATGATAAGATAGGCGCAGCGCTTTTTTCTGGAGGGAACGTGGGAGACAAGAAGGGGCTTTTCATCGGATTGGCCGTGGCGGCCTGCGTGGTCGTGGGCGGCGCGCTGTTCTGGCAGCGCTCCCGCAGCGCGCCGGCTCCGCAGGCCGCGGCGCCGGCCGCTCCGGCCCCGGCGGCACCGGCCGCCGCGCCCCAGGCGCCGCTGGTCATCCCCGCGCCGCCGGTCATCGACCTGGCGCACAGCGACGACGTGTTCCGCGAGAAGGCGAAGATGCTCTCCTCCCTGCCCAAGTTCGCGGCTTGGCTGAAGACCGAGGACCTGGTGCGCCGCCTGGCCGCCGCGGTGTTCTGCGTCGCGGACGGGACCAGCCCGCGGGACAGCCTGGGATTCTGGTCGCCGGGGAAGAAGTTCAAGGTCAAGAAAGTCAAGGGCGCGCTCTTCATCGATCCCAAGAGCTACGCCCGCTACGACCTGGTGGCCGGCGTGGTCGCTTCCGTCGACGCCCAGGCCGCGGCCGCCCTGATCAAGGAGATGACCCCTTACTTCCAGGCCGCCTCCAAGGAGCTCAGCGCTCCCCCGCGCGATTTCCAGGCCACTGTGGTCAAGGCCATCGAGTCGCTGCTCAAGACGCCGGTGGTGGAACGGGACATCCCTCTGCGGGAGAAGGTGATATCCTTCTCCATCGCGCCGCTCCCCGACGTCCAGCTCGAGGACCTGAACGCGGCCCAAAAGCACCTGCTGCGCATGGGCCCCAAGAACACGGTCAAGATCCAAGCCAAGCTGCGCGACATCGCCCTGGCTTTGGGCGTGCCGCCGGATCAGCTCCCGCGGCAGAAGATCTACACGGCGAAGTAG
- a CDS encoding M28 family peptidase has protein sequence MVISDQLNFWYAGCPALMLSDTAFFRNSNYHEYSDTPEKLDYERMAAQTEALARILSSGL, from the coding sequence ATGGTCATCTCCGACCAGCTCAATTTTTGGTACGCGGGCTGTCCGGCTCTCATGCTCTCGGACACGGCCTTCTTCCGCAACTCGAACTACCACGAGTACAGCGACACGCCCGAGAAGCTCGACTACGAGAGGATGGCGGCGCAGACCGAGGCCCTGGCGCGCATCCTGAGCTCCGGGCTCTGA